A part of Desulfofundulus salinus genomic DNA contains:
- a CDS encoding formate--tetrahydrofolate ligase has protein sequence MPYDATKMADWQIAEEAEKNMPTPDEWRERLGLEKDEVIPYGRICKLDFMKIIERLKDRPNGKYINVTAITPTPLGEGKTTTTIGLVEGLGKRGKNVGCAIRQPSGGPTFNIKGTAAGGGNALAIPMTEFSLGLTGDLNDIMNAHNLAMVALTARMQHERNYDDAELAKRNLRRLNIDPTRVEMGWTIDFCAQALRNIIIGIGGRMDGYMMQSKFQIAVSSELMAILAVANDLKDLRERIGKIIVAYDMKGNPVTTSDLEVAGAMTAFMRNTINPTLISTVEYQPVLVHAGPFANIAIGQSSIIADRIGLKMFDYHVTESGFAADIGFEKFWNVKCRMSGLVPNVSVIVATIRALKMHGGGPKVVPGRPIPEEYTRENLPLLEKGIENLVHHIGIVKKAGINPVVCINSFYTDTPEEIKLVRRLVEQAGARCAVSEHWLKGGEGALELADAVIDACNDPVDFKFLYPLEMPLRQRVEVIAKEVYGADGVVWTPEAEAKAKAIEENPAYRDFATMMVKTHLSLSHNPDAKGVPKGWVLPVRDVLIFAGAKFLCPMTGTISLMPGTSSDPAFRRIDVDVNTGKVIGLF, from the coding sequence ATGCCTTACGATGCCACCAAGATGGCGGACTGGCAAATCGCCGAGGAAGCGGAAAAGAATATGCCTACTCCCGATGAATGGCGGGAAAGGCTGGGCCTGGAGAAGGATGAGGTCATTCCCTACGGCAGGATCTGCAAGCTCGATTTCATGAAGATCATCGAGCGCCTGAAAGACAGGCCGAACGGCAAATATATCAATGTCACAGCCATTACTCCCACCCCCCTGGGAGAGGGTAAGACAACCACCACGATCGGCCTGGTTGAAGGTCTGGGTAAGCGGGGCAAGAATGTGGGCTGTGCCATCCGTCAGCCATCGGGCGGTCCTACTTTTAACATTAAGGGTACGGCGGCCGGCGGCGGCAACGCTCTGGCCATTCCTATGACCGAGTTTTCCTTAGGCTTGACGGGCGATCTGAACGACATTATGAACGCCCACAACCTGGCCATGGTAGCCCTTACCGCCCGCATGCAACACGAGCGGAACTACGATGATGCCGAGCTGGCCAAGCGGAACCTGCGCCGCCTGAATATCGACCCCACCCGGGTGGAAATGGGCTGGACCATCGACTTCTGTGCTCAGGCGCTGCGCAACATCATCATCGGTATCGGCGGCCGGATGGACGGCTACATGATGCAGTCCAAGTTCCAGATTGCCGTCAGCTCCGAGCTTATGGCCATCCTGGCGGTGGCGAACGATCTAAAAGACTTGCGCGAACGCATAGGCAAGATCATCGTGGCCTACGATATGAAGGGCAACCCGGTTACCACCAGTGACCTGGAAGTGGCCGGTGCCATGACCGCCTTCATGCGCAACACCATCAACCCAACTCTAATCTCAACTGTGGAGTACCAGCCGGTATTGGTCCATGCCGGTCCGTTTGCCAACATTGCTATTGGCCAGTCGTCGATTATTGCCGACCGGATCGGGCTGAAGATGTTTGACTACCACGTTACCGAGAGCGGTTTTGCCGCCGACATCGGTTTCGAGAAATTCTGGAACGTCAAGTGCCGCATGAGCGGTTTGGTGCCCAACGTTTCTGTAATAGTGGCAACCATTCGCGCTCTGAAGATGCATGGCGGCGGGCCGAAAGTCGTGCCGGGCCGGCCAATCCCCGAAGAGTACACCAGGGAAAACCTGCCGTTGCTGGAGAAAGGCATCGAGAACCTGGTGCATCACATCGGCATTGTCAAGAAGGCCGGCATCAACCCGGTGGTCTGCATCAACTCCTTCTACACCGACACACCCGAGGAAATCAAGCTGGTACGCCGTTTGGTAGAGCAGGCCGGCGCCCGCTGCGCGGTGTCCGAGCACTGGCTCAAGGGTGGCGAAGGTGCTCTGGAACTGGCCGATGCTGTCATCGATGCCTGCAATGACCCGGTGGACTTCAAGTTCCTCTACCCGCTGGAAATGCCGCTGCGGCAGCGGGTCGAAGTTATCGCTAAGGAAGTTTACGGGGCCGACGGTGTAGTTTGGACGCCGGAAGCTGAAGCCAAGGCTAAGGCGATCGAAGAAAACCCTGCATACCGCGACTTTGCCACCATGATGGTGAAGACGCACTTGAGCTTGAGCCATAATCCGGATGCCAAGGGCGTACCCAAGGGTTGGGTGCTGCCGGTGCGTGACGTCTTAATCTTTGCTGGTGCCAAGTTCCTCTGCCCGATGACCGGTACCATCAGCCTGATGCCCGGAACCAGTTCCGACCCCGCTTTCCGGAGAATCGATGTAGATGTGAATACCGGAAAGGTCATCGGCCTCTTCTAA
- a CDS encoding thioesterase family protein encodes MAGELKIGLRGEAVTRVTEENTALAYGSGGAKVFATPAMIGLMEKAALSSVDPLLEPGQITVGIRVAVEHLAATPVGMEVVARSELVEIDGKRLVFRVEAHDERELIGRGTHERFIVNQERFLSRTAAKLKTTS; translated from the coding sequence ATGGCTGGAGAACTAAAGATTGGTTTGCGCGGTGAGGCTGTTACCCGGGTGACGGAGGAGAATACCGCCCTGGCTTACGGCAGCGGCGGGGCAAAGGTTTTTGCCACCCCCGCGATGATTGGCCTCATGGAGAAGGCGGCACTGTCTTCCGTGGACCCCCTTCTGGAGCCCGGACAGATTACCGTGGGCATCCGGGTGGCTGTGGAGCACCTGGCCGCCACGCCCGTCGGGATGGAGGTTGTTGCCCGCTCCGAACTGGTGGAAATTGACGGCAAACGGCTGGTGTTCCGGGTGGAAGCCCACGACGAACGTGAGTTGATCGGCCGCGGTACCCATGAGCGTTTTATTGTAAACCAGGAGCGTTTTCTTTCCCGGACGGCGGCAAAGCTTAAAACCACCTCTTAA
- the ndk gene encoding nucleoside-diphosphate kinase, with protein sequence MERTFVMIKPDGVQRNLVGNIIACFEKKGLKIVGLKMMRIPRDLAEKHYGEHKDKPFFGPLVDYITSGPVVAMVLEGKDAVSTVREMMGATNPLKAAPGTIRATYGMDIGRNVVHGSDSPASAGREINLFFSPEELVDYQRDVDRWIYE encoded by the coding sequence ATGGAACGGACCTTTGTAATGATTAAACCCGATGGTGTACAGCGAAACCTGGTAGGGAATATTATTGCCTGTTTTGAGAAGAAAGGGCTAAAGATTGTCGGCCTGAAAATGATGCGCATTCCGCGGGATCTGGCGGAAAAACATTACGGAGAGCATAAGGACAAACCCTTCTTTGGCCCCCTGGTCGATTACATTACCTCGGGGCCGGTGGTGGCCATGGTGCTGGAAGGGAAGGATGCGGTCTCTACCGTACGGGAAATGATGGGGGCTACCAATCCCTTGAAGGCGGCTCCCGGGACGATCCGGGCCACTTACGGCATGGACATTGGCCGCAATGTGGTCCATGGCTCCGATTCCCCGGCCAGTGCCGGGCGGGAAATCAACCTTTTCTTTTCCCCGGAAGAACTGGTGGATTACCAGCGAGATGTGGACCGCTGGATTTATGAATAA
- the ftsH gene encoding ATP-dependent zinc metalloprotease FtsH — protein MSKVLKNLSIYLLIVLVIIMLIKYTQPPTTGMEDWTYNRFYQAVNQGQVQEVTIQSREHTNLITGTTKNGIKFQVTGLKNDAQIAAFLLEKGVEVKIQEPPSPGWWANILTSLLPILIFVLLFFFMMQQTQGGGNRVMSFGKSRARLHTDDKKRVTFADVAGADEVKEELQEIVEFLKNPKKFAELGARIPKGVLLYGPPGTGKTLLARAVAGEAGVPFFSISGSDFVEMFVGVGASRVRDLFDQAKKNAPCIVFIDEIDAVGRQRGAGLGGGHDEREQTLNQLLVEMDGFSPNEGIIIIAATNRPDILDPALLRPGRFDRQVVVDIPDVVGRKEILKVHVRGKPLAPDVDLDVLARRTPGFTGADLANLVNEAALLAARNNKNQITMRELEDSIERVIAGPEKKSKVISEQEKKLVSYHEAGHAVVGYLLPNTDPVHKVSIIPRGRAGGYTLLLPKEDRYYMTRSMLLDQVTMLLAGRVAEALVLKEISTGAQNDLERATEIVRRMVMEYGMSEEIGPMTLGRKQETVFLGRDLARDRNYGEEVAAAIDKEVRRMIESCYDRAKELLEKHMDTLHLVAKTLFEKETLEAEEFAALMKQAGEEEHSARN, from the coding sequence TTGAGCAAGGTCCTGAAAAATTTGAGTATATATCTGCTGATCGTGCTCGTTATTATAATGCTGATTAAATATACCCAGCCTCCTACTACCGGGATGGAAGACTGGACTTACAACAGGTTTTACCAGGCAGTAAATCAGGGCCAGGTTCAGGAAGTGACCATTCAGTCCCGGGAACATACAAACCTGATCACCGGAACAACGAAAAACGGTATTAAGTTTCAGGTTACGGGGTTAAAAAATGATGCCCAGATAGCCGCTTTTTTGTTGGAAAAAGGGGTTGAGGTGAAAATTCAAGAGCCCCCCTCCCCGGGCTGGTGGGCTAACATCCTGACCAGCCTTTTGCCCATTTTAATTTTTGTGTTGCTTTTCTTCTTCATGATGCAGCAAACCCAGGGCGGTGGCAACCGGGTGATGTCCTTCGGCAAAAGCCGGGCCCGCCTGCATACCGACGATAAAAAACGGGTAACCTTTGCAGATGTAGCCGGTGCCGATGAGGTCAAGGAAGAGCTGCAGGAGATTGTGGAGTTCCTGAAAAACCCCAAGAAGTTTGCCGAGCTGGGGGCCCGCATTCCCAAAGGGGTGCTCCTCTACGGGCCGCCCGGGACGGGCAAGACCCTTCTGGCCAGGGCCGTGGCCGGGGAGGCCGGAGTGCCCTTTTTTAGCATCAGCGGTTCGGATTTCGTGGAGATGTTTGTGGGTGTTGGCGCTTCCCGGGTGCGGGACCTCTTTGACCAGGCCAAGAAGAATGCCCCCTGCATTGTTTTCATAGACGAAATTGATGCCGTGGGCCGGCAGCGGGGGGCAGGCCTGGGTGGCGGCCACGACGAGCGGGAGCAAACCCTGAACCAGCTCCTGGTGGAAATGGACGGCTTCAGCCCCAACGAAGGGATCATCATCATTGCCGCCACCAACCGGCCGGATATCCTGGACCCCGCCCTGTTAAGACCGGGCCGCTTTGACCGGCAGGTGGTGGTGGACATCCCCGACGTGGTGGGACGCAAGGAGATTCTCAAGGTGCACGTGCGGGGTAAACCCCTGGCCCCGGACGTGGACCTGGATGTGCTGGCCCGGCGTACTCCCGGTTTTACCGGTGCCGACCTGGCAAACCTGGTGAACGAGGCCGCCCTTCTGGCCGCCCGCAACAATAAAAACCAGATTACCATGCGGGAACTGGAGGACTCCATTGAACGGGTGATTGCCGGCCCGGAGAAAAAATCCAAGGTCATCAGTGAACAGGAAAAGAAACTGGTGTCCTATCACGAAGCCGGCCATGCGGTGGTGGGCTATCTCCTGCCCAATACGGATCCGGTGCACAAGGTTTCCATCATTCCCCGGGGCAGGGCCGGGGGATACACCCTGCTTTTGCCCAAGGAAGACCGCTATTACATGACCCGCTCCATGCTCTTAGACCAGGTGACCATGCTTTTGGCCGGTCGGGTGGCTGAGGCCCTGGTGTTGAAAGAAATAAGCACCGGCGCCCAGAACGACCTGGAGCGGGCAACCGAAATTGTGCGCCGCATGGTTATGGAGTACGGCATGAGCGAAGAGATTGGTCCCATGACCCTGGGACGTAAACAGGAAACGGTATTTTTAGGGCGGGACCTGGCCCGGGACCGGAACTACGGCGAGGAAGTGGCCGCGGCCATCGACAAGGAAGTCCGGCGCATGATTGAAAGCTGTTACGACCGGGCCAAAGAGCTTCTGGAAAAGCACATGGATACGCTGCACCTGGTGGCCAAAACCCTCTTTGAGAAAGAAACCCTGGAGGCAGAGGAATTTGCCGCCCTGATGAAACAGGCCGGGGAAGAGGAGCACAGCGCCAGGAATTAA
- the tilS gene encoding tRNA lysidine(34) synthetase TilS, producing MGLEQDVRLFIDKFSMISPGDKVLVGVSGGPDSVALLHLLWRMKEELHISLAVAHLNHMFRGEEARADARLVEELAKSLGLPVHVEEFDVPAYRERTGLSAQDAARRVRYRFFEEVARRIGASRVALGHHADDQAETILFNFLRGTGPAGLKGIPPVRGKYIRPLLDIRRREIECYCREHSLPVREDASNKKNIYTRNRIRLELIPRLEAEYNPRLVDALVHLGHICREENDYLEEQAAILYGRALKTQREHYLLFTVPELLSSPLALVRRVLRQAWRHLTGAEGDLSYLQVESLLALLYNPAGGKVVELPRGVQASRQGQVLRLRIGGDAPGVPYYCYPLVVPGITYIPEINSSIQARLISLSEAPDPRALSAREALLDYDAISGPLAVRRRRDGDRFHPLGMAAVMKLKKFLIEQEIPREERDCLPLVVAGDEIIWVGGVRPGEPWKVTPETKTCLYLQIMEGEVQGALNN from the coding sequence ATGGGTTTAGAACAGGATGTGCGCTTGTTCATCGATAAATTCAGCATGATCTCTCCCGGAGATAAGGTGCTGGTCGGGGTATCCGGAGGCCCCGATTCGGTGGCCCTTTTGCATTTGCTCTGGCGCATGAAAGAGGAGCTGCACATTTCCCTGGCCGTGGCCCATTTAAACCATATGTTTCGCGGCGAAGAAGCCCGGGCCGACGCTCGCCTGGTGGAAGAACTGGCGAAAAGCCTGGGACTACCGGTGCATGTGGAGGAATTTGACGTGCCCGCTTACCGGGAACGTACCGGCCTTTCGGCCCAGGATGCGGCCCGCCGGGTGCGTTACCGCTTTTTTGAGGAAGTGGCCCGGCGCATTGGCGCCTCCCGGGTGGCCCTGGGGCATCACGCTGATGATCAGGCCGAAACCATTCTCTTTAATTTCCTGCGCGGCACGGGACCGGCCGGTTTAAAGGGCATCCCCCCTGTCCGCGGCAAGTATATTCGCCCCCTGCTGGACATCCGCCGGCGCGAAATCGAGTGCTATTGCCGGGAACACTCCCTGCCCGTGCGGGAGGATGCTTCCAATAAAAAAAACATTTACACTCGCAACCGTATTCGTCTGGAATTAATTCCCCGTCTGGAGGCCGAGTATAACCCCCGGCTGGTTGATGCCCTTGTACACCTGGGGCATATTTGCCGGGAAGAAAACGATTATCTGGAAGAACAAGCCGCCATCCTTTACGGGCGGGCATTAAAAACTCAAAGGGAGCACTACCTGCTTTTTACTGTTCCCGAGCTGTTATCCTCTCCCCTGGCCCTGGTGCGCCGTGTTTTGCGTCAGGCCTGGCGTCACCTTACCGGCGCTGAAGGAGATTTATCCTATCTTCAGGTGGAGTCCCTGCTGGCCCTTTTGTATAACCCTGCCGGGGGCAAAGTGGTGGAGCTTCCCCGGGGGGTGCAGGCGTCCCGCCAGGGTCAGGTTTTACGCTTGCGGATAGGGGGTGATGCTCCTGGTGTGCCCTATTACTGTTATCCCCTGGTGGTCCCGGGCATAACCTATATTCCAGAGATTAATTCCTCCATCCAGGCCCGGCTTATTTCCCTTAGCGAAGCCCCAGATCCCCGGGCCCTTTCTGCCCGGGAAGCACTTTTGGATTATGATGCCATATCCGGGCCGCTGGCCGTCCGCCGGCGCCGGGATGGGGATCGGTTTCACCCCCTGGGCATGGCCGCCGTTATGAAGTTAAAAAAGTTTCTCATTGAGCAGGAGATTCCCCGGGAAGAGCGGGATTGCCTGCCCCTGGTTGTGGCCGGGGACGAAATTATCTGGGTAGGGGGAGTGCGTCCCGGCGAGCCATGGAAAGTTACCCCTGAAACAAAAACATGCCTTTATTTGCAAATCATGGAGGGAGAGGTGCAAGGCGCATTAAATAATTGA
- the spoIIE gene encoding stage II sporulation protein E translates to MSEEINVYPYQRAGQGREKKRLPKNRKRWQFFRRPAGATFLTREGLLLFIAGFFLGRAVLLGEIVPCAAAFVAAATRTFPAAGPAALLGVGAGLATVSSGLSLAGALGTVAFTWLLVQAMPCGIKRPQLVAAAAVFSLTVVIKAGVLAFTGPSPYQYITIFFEGGFAALLTLVFLAGLPTLDKLTGLASLTGEELFSMLVLLAAVVAGTGDLQVAMFTLKGLLSRLIILLAALLGGVGLGAAVGAVVGILPGLVYTAVPAMIGGYSFAGLLAGLCRGFGRPGVALGFLLSNVILSVYLANFGDLTAVMGETALAVLLFLLIPGRYIGSLSKSLFSVVLRVQGTSPAVDRVQAVVAGRMRSWSLVFDELSRSFNQSCATAPIEQEEPSLQSLFNQIAARVCQGCGLYRTCWEWEFFRTYQSLLDLFALVEIYGQVGGADLPDTLKRRCSRPKELAITVTCLYETYKLNRYWLKRLAESREIVSEQLKGVAQIIENLSSELEFEVQALTGDEQLLKQKLKQAGVPVAEVRVQRQGDGKTEVMITRSACGRQHECKELAALVSRLMGESFALPFSQCPVFRPEQWCTFRLYSGLKFALNVGVAGIGKNGSSVSGDSYAFLPLREGKFALVLSDGMGSGAEAALESSTAVSLLGRLLETGLDRNLAVKTVNSIMILRSPGETFATLDMAMLDLYEGQADFVKIGAPPTFLIRNRRVSMIRASSLPVGIIKDIDVASVARTLLEGDVLVMVSDGIIDSYRGSGDKEDWIIGVLQEISDFSPQEMADLLLKLAQTGAGGEKQNADDMTVLVARVEKV, encoded by the coding sequence GTGTCGGAGGAAATTAACGTCTATCCCTACCAGCGGGCAGGACAGGGTAGAGAAAAAAAGCGTTTGCCGAAAAATCGAAAACGCTGGCAGTTTTTTCGCAGGCCGGCGGGGGCAACGTTCCTGACCCGCGAGGGACTTCTTTTGTTTATTGCCGGCTTTTTTTTGGGCCGGGCCGTCTTGCTGGGTGAAATTGTTCCCTGCGCGGCTGCCTTTGTGGCCGCCGCGACCCGTACCTTTCCTGCGGCCGGACCGGCCGCCCTTTTGGGGGTGGGTGCCGGCCTGGCCACCGTCAGCTCCGGTCTCTCCCTGGCCGGGGCACTGGGTACCGTGGCGTTTACCTGGCTCCTGGTGCAGGCCATGCCCTGCGGCATTAAAAGGCCGCAGCTGGTGGCAGCGGCTGCCGTTTTTTCCCTGACTGTAGTCATCAAAGCAGGCGTGCTGGCCTTTACCGGGCCTTCTCCGTACCAGTATATTACCATCTTTTTTGAAGGCGGGTTTGCTGCCCTTTTAACCCTGGTTTTTCTTGCGGGCCTTCCTACCCTGGACAAGCTTACCGGCCTGGCCTCCTTAACGGGAGAAGAGTTGTTTTCCATGCTGGTGCTGCTGGCGGCGGTGGTGGCCGGCACAGGCGACTTGCAGGTAGCCATGTTTACTTTAAAGGGGCTCCTGAGCCGGTTAATCATTTTGCTGGCCGCTCTTTTAGGAGGCGTGGGACTGGGTGCCGCCGTGGGGGCGGTGGTGGGCATCCTTCCGGGGCTGGTTTATACCGCAGTTCCGGCCATGATTGGCGGCTACTCCTTTGCGGGATTGCTGGCCGGGCTATGCCGGGGTTTTGGCAGGCCCGGGGTTGCTTTGGGTTTTCTTCTGAGCAATGTCATTCTATCGGTTTACCTGGCCAATTTCGGGGATCTGACTGCGGTGATGGGGGAAACTGCCCTGGCCGTGTTGCTTTTCCTGCTCATCCCGGGCCGCTACATAGGCTCTTTGAGTAAGTCCCTGTTCTCCGTGGTTTTGAGAGTGCAGGGGACATCACCCGCCGTGGATCGGGTGCAAGCGGTGGTTGCTGGCCGCATGCGCAGCTGGTCCCTGGTTTTCGACGAGCTTTCCCGCAGTTTTAATCAAAGTTGTGCCACGGCGCCTATAGAGCAGGAAGAACCGTCCCTGCAATCTTTGTTTAACCAGATTGCCGCCAGGGTGTGCCAGGGGTGCGGTCTTTACCGTACCTGCTGGGAGTGGGAATTTTTTCGCACCTACCAGAGCCTGCTGGATCTTTTTGCTCTGGTGGAAATATACGGGCAGGTTGGCGGGGCGGACCTGCCGGACACGCTCAAAAGGCGCTGTTCCCGGCCGAAGGAACTGGCCATTACCGTCACCTGCCTGTATGAAACCTATAAGCTTAACCGCTACTGGTTGAAAAGACTGGCCGAGAGCAGGGAGATAGTTTCCGAACAATTAAAGGGCGTGGCCCAAATTATTGAGAATCTTTCGTCGGAACTGGAATTTGAGGTGCAGGCCCTTACGGGCGACGAACAACTGTTGAAACAAAAGCTCAAGCAGGCGGGAGTCCCCGTGGCTGAGGTGCGGGTCCAGCGCCAGGGGGATGGCAAAACGGAGGTCATGATCACCCGCAGCGCCTGCGGGCGGCAGCATGAATGCAAGGAACTGGCGGCGCTGGTATCCCGGTTGATGGGGGAGTCCTTCGCCCTGCCCTTCAGTCAGTGTCCCGTTTTTAGGCCTGAGCAGTGGTGTACCTTCCGCCTGTATAGCGGGTTGAAGTTTGCCCTTAATGTGGGGGTGGCCGGGATAGGTAAAAATGGTAGCTCCGTTTCCGGGGATAGTTACGCCTTCCTGCCCTTAAGAGAGGGTAAGTTTGCCCTGGTCTTAAGCGACGGCATGGGCAGCGGTGCGGAGGCGGCCCTGGAAAGCAGTACGGCCGTGTCCCTTTTGGGCAGGCTTTTGGAAACGGGGCTGGACCGCAACCTGGCCGTAAAAACCGTTAATTCCATCATGATCCTCCGTTCCCCCGGGGAGACCTTTGCCACCCTGGACATGGCCATGCTGGATCTTTACGAAGGCCAGGCCGATTTTGTCAAGATTGGCGCCCCACCTACCTTTCTAATTAGAAACAGGCGGGTCAGCATGATCCGCGCCAGTTCCCTGCCGGTGGGCATTATCAAAGATATTGACGTGGCTTCCGTGGCCAGGACCCTTCTGGAAGGGGACGTGCTGGTCATGGTCAGTGACGGCATTATCGACTCTTACCGCGGTTCGGGGGACAAAGAGGACTGGATCATTGGCGTACTTCAGGAAATAAGCGACTTCAGCCCCCAGGAAATGGCCGATCTGCTGCTCAAGCTGGCCCAGACCGGGGCGGGCGGGGAAAAGCAAAATGCCGATGATATGACCGTGCTGGTAGCCCGGGTAGAGAAGGTTTAA